One region of Triticum aestivum cultivar Chinese Spring chromosome 6B, IWGSC CS RefSeq v2.1, whole genome shotgun sequence genomic DNA includes:
- the LOC123136582 gene encoding uncharacterized protein isoform X2, whose amino-acid sequence MISRHQGVTTSPSRLLCLDLGPLLAVKVETRMQCRTHPKTFLAAARCPFCFHLLSFVDVVSSLPVRAQIWLWFVLIIVPEKRQEEIDSCIKNLSKDTKLGTFGTLASCKGPYVAEEAVALC is encoded by the exons ATGATATCCCGGCACCAAGGCGTCACGACATCTCCCTCCCGTCTGCTTTGTCTTGATCTGGGCCCTTTGCTCGCTGTCAAG GTGGAGACGAGAATGCAGTGTAGGACGCATCCCAAGACGTTCCTTGCAGCGGCGAGGTGCCCTTTCTGTTTCCACCTTCTTTCTTTCGTGGATGTCGTGTCTTCTTTGCCTGTGAGAGCCCAGATCTGGCTATGGTTTGTACTG ATCATCGTTCCAGAGAAGAGACAGGAAGAGATTGATTCCTGCATTAAGAATCTGTCCAAAGACACCAAG CTTGGAACATTTGGCACACTGGCATCATGCAAAGGTCCCTATGTTGCGGAGGAAGCAGTGGCCCTATGTTGA
- the LOC123136582 gene encoding uncharacterized protein isoform X1 has product MISRHQGVTTSPSRLLCLDLGPLLAVKVETRMQCRTHPKTFLAAARCPFCFHLLSFVDVVSSLPVRAQIWLWFVLRRDRKRLIPALRICPKTPSLEHLAHWHHAKVPMLRRKQWPYVELAHDHSEKSHGLHS; this is encoded by the exons ATGATATCCCGGCACCAAGGCGTCACGACATCTCCCTCCCGTCTGCTTTGTCTTGATCTGGGCCCTTTGCTCGCTGTCAAG GTGGAGACGAGAATGCAGTGTAGGACGCATCCCAAGACGTTCCTTGCAGCGGCGAGGTGCCCTTTCTGTTTCCACCTTCTTTCTTTCGTGGATGTCGTGTCTTCTTTGCCTGTGAGAGCCCAGATCTGGCTATGGTTTGTACTG AGAAGAGACAGGAAGAGATTGATTCCTGCATTAAGAATCTGTCCAAAGACACCAAG CTTGGAACATTTGGCACACTGGCATCATGCAAAGGTCCCTATGTTGCGGAGGAAGCAGTGGCCCTATGTTGAACTAGCCCATGACCACTCAGAGAAGTCACATGGGCTCCATTCTtga
- the LOC123136582 gene encoding uncharacterized protein isoform X3, producing the protein MQCRTHPKTFLAAARCPFCFHLLSFVDVVSSLPVRAQIWLWFVLIIVPEKRQEEIDSCIKNLSKDTKLGTFGTLASCKGPYVAEEAVALC; encoded by the exons ATGCAGTGTAGGACGCATCCCAAGACGTTCCTTGCAGCGGCGAGGTGCCCTTTCTGTTTCCACCTTCTTTCTTTCGTGGATGTCGTGTCTTCTTTGCCTGTGAGAGCCCAGATCTGGCTATGGTTTGTACTG ATCATCGTTCCAGAGAAGAGACAGGAAGAGATTGATTCCTGCATTAAGAATCTGTCCAAAGACACCAAG CTTGGAACATTTGGCACACTGGCATCATGCAAAGGTCCCTATGTTGCGGAGGAAGCAGTGGCCCTATGTTGA